From the genome of Clostridia bacterium:
AGCAAAAGAATATAATTTTAAAGATAAGGTACTCATTGAAGATTTTGTAATAGTAACCAGGGGTATCAATAAATCATTCCATATATGTACCCCTCTCAAGATCAAGACAGTGCCTGTTATTGTCTTTAATAATGGCATATAAATATATACATAGGTCTTAAATAGCCCACAACCATCTACTATAGAAGCTTCAAGAAGTTCTTTGGGAATAGTTTTCATATATCCTGTATACAAAAATATTACAAATGGTAAAGACCATGCTGTAAAAACTAGAGATGTACCAAAAAAACTATCCATAAGATTCATACTCTTCAACATGGATACCAGAGGAATCATTGCCAGTTGAAACGGTAGAGTCATGATTAAAACTATAAAAATGTATAGATTTTTTATCGCCTTATTATTGGAAATATTTATAGCATACCCTGCAAAAGAACCTAGAACAACCAAAAAGCTACAAGATATTACTAATATTATTACATTGTTCAAAAGCAGCTTTGGATAATTCATTATTTTAAATGCCCTTGCTATATTGGCAAAGGTAAAAGTCTGTGGCCTTATTATCAAAGGTTCTAACATCATCGCTTGGGGAGTTTTAAAAGCATTGTTTAAAAGATACCACAGAGGTACTAATACTAAAATAGCAACTATCATAAGAAATATATTTGTCCCTACCCTGGATCTGCTCTTTTTTAGTGATTTTTCTTTATTCATATCAATATATGTCCTCCCTTTTCAGTAAGATTTTTAATTCTAGAAATGCGATTAGAATAGCTATAATTCCCAATATAACCGCTAATGCTAGGGCTGGACCTTGCTGAAAGTTAGTAAAAGCATAATGATATACCTTAAGAGCTAGAGTCTCAGATAGATACCCTGGCCCTCCCCCTGTTAAAACAAAAGGTAAGTCAAAGGTAGCGATTATCCCCATTGTAGATAACACCACATTGATAGTAATCGACGGGGCAAGTAGCGGCAGTGTCACATTGAAAAACTTTTGAGCCCTAGTGGCCCCTTCAACATCTGCTGCCTCATATAATTGAATAGGTATAGACATCATCCCGGCGATATAAATGATAAGAAAATATCCCAAAGCAAACCATATAATACTTGCAGCCACTGAAGGAATTACGAGATTCTTCGCTCCTATCCAATCCTGGACTAGAAAATCCAGTTTTAATTTTCTAAAAACAGTGTTTATCAAACCATTGTTATAATCATACATCAACTTCCATATAAACCCTACAACAGTCATGGACAATAGATTCGGGAAAAATAATACGGATTTGTAAAAATTACCTATTTTGTTTTTTACATTAACGATCAAAGCAGCAATAACGATAGCTAATATATTCAACACAGGAACATAAATTATCATTAAATAAAGTGTGTTTAATAAAATTCTACCGAAACATGCATCATTTACAACATACTTGAAATTATTCAGTCCTATAAAATTATACTCTTTTGATATGCCATCCCAGTTTGTAAAGCTGAATCTTAAAGATAGAATAATGGGTGTTATAAAAAATACAAGTATTAATATTAGTGCTGGTAAAAGAAAGACAAAAGCCGTTCTATCCCTCTGTTTTTCCAAAATGCTTTTTTTCTTTTTGATTTTCCCTATACGACTCATTGCAATATTTGTGTTTTTAGATGTCTTTTTAATCAATTTTCTCCCCCACTAATTCTATTATTTTACCGGCAGTAAAAGATAAAAATTTATCTTTTACTGCCGAAGTTGCATAGGTAACAACTACTAAATTTATTCTTTATTATTTGGCTGCTTCCTTCACCAAATCATCTACTTGTTTAGCGGCCTGTTCTGAAGTCTTATCCCCTATAAGTACTTCCTGAATTATTTTTTGTATATTCCCTGTAACATTAGCAGGTAGATATGCAAAATAGAGGGGAACAGTCGTTTCATAACTCGATAATTCATCCATTACTTCTGTTATCTGATCAGCTAATTCTACATTGACTTTAATCTTATCTGCTTCCATGTGAGGTACACACATTCTCTTATTCTGATATATGTTATATCCCTCACCCATAAAGAATTCCATCAATTTTTTAGCTTCTTCCACGTGTTCAGAACGAGCGCTTATTGCAAACCCTGTTTCGCTAGAAGCTACTGGTATCTTTTCTTCTCCTTTAGGGTTCCATGGAGGTAAGAAAACTCCAACCTCAAAATCGGGCCCATTTATCAGGTCGTTCGCAAGCCATGTACCATTAAAATACATCGCTCCCTGTCCTTGCACAAAAGCATTGTTGCCAGCAATATAGTCCATGCTCATATATCCTTCCTGAGCATATCCATTATCCGGTACATATTTTAACTTTTCAAAAACATCTGCCATTTCGGGAGTATTCAAATCTATCGTTCCATCAGCAATCTCTTCCTTGAAATTTGGATTTTTGCCCATAATGTTCTGTGCTAAACCATAGCTTATTGGTCCATTAGCCAAATCATTTGCATTTGCTCCGCCAAATACCATCGGAACTAATCCTGCATCTTTTAACTTTTTACAAGCATCCTGGAACTCATCCCAATTCTCTGGCACTGCATCTATACCTGCTTCTTTAAACATATCCTTGTTGTAATAAATTAATGTAGTACATAACCCCCCGGAAATACCAAAGGGAATCTCTTTTTCCTTAGATATCCATTCAGGCTTTAGGGAATCCAAAGTATTGTCCCAAGCATCCAAATCTGAAACATCTAATAAATAGCCTTCATCCGCAAGCTTTGCACCAAATTCATCCCCGTTAACACTCATAAAGTCAGGTAAAGAATCAGAGTTTACCTTAGGCTGCAGTGCTTCCATTATACTTCCACCAGTACTCATAGGCTGGAAATCAACTTTAATATTAGGATATTTCTCTGTAAATGCATCCATTATTTGCTGAGCTTCTTCAGGCCAATCTGGGCACCACAGTAACGCACTTAAGGTGACTTCTTCACCGCTTTCTGCTCCCTCTTCATTGCTTGAACTATCTTTTTGTCCTTCATTTGTT
Proteins encoded in this window:
- a CDS encoding carbohydrate ABC transporter permease encodes the protein MNKEKSLKKSRSRVGTNIFLMIVAILVLVPLWYLLNNAFKTPQAMMLEPLIIRPQTFTFANIARAFKIMNYPKLLLNNVIILVISCSFLVVLGSFAGYAINISNNKAIKNLYIFIVLIMTLPFQLAMIPLVSMLKSMNLMDSFFGTSLVFTAWSLPFVIFLYTGYMKTIPKELLEASIVDGCGLFKTYVYIYMPLLKTITGTVLILRGVHIWNDLLIPLVTITKSSMSTLSLKLYSFASTRITAWDLVFGGTLLVVIPIMVLFLSLQKVFIQGIVAGAVKG
- a CDS encoding sugar ABC transporter permease; protein product: MIKKTSKNTNIAMSRIGKIKKKKSILEKQRDRTAFVFLLPALILILVFFITPIILSLRFSFTNWDGISKEYNFIGLNNFKYVVNDACFGRILLNTLYLMIIYVPVLNILAIVIAALIVNVKNKIGNFYKSVLFFPNLLSMTVVGFIWKLMYDYNNGLINTVFRKLKLDFLVQDWIGAKNLVIPSVAASIIWFALGYFLIIYIAGMMSIPIQLYEAADVEGATRAQKFFNVTLPLLAPSITINVVLSTMGIIATFDLPFVLTGGGPGYLSETLALKVYHYAFTNFQQGPALALAVILGIIAILIAFLELKILLKREDIY
- a CDS encoding extracellular solute-binding protein — translated: MKGKVVKFLSFLIIIVMVFTLVVGCGGSGDKTDDGTTNEGQKDSSSNEEGAESGEEVTLSALLWCPDWPEEAQQIMDAFTEKYPNIKVDFQPMSTGGSIMEALQPKVNSDSLPDFMSVNGDEFGAKLADEGYLLDVSDLDAWDNTLDSLKPEWISKEKEIPFGISGGLCTTLIYYNKDMFKEAGIDAVPENWDEFQDACKKLKDAGLVPMVFGGANANDLANGPISYGLAQNIMGKNPNFKEEIADGTIDLNTPEMADVFEKLKYVPDNGYAQEGYMSMDYIAGNNAFVQGQGAMYFNGTWLANDLINGPDFEVGVFLPPWNPKGEEKIPVASSETGFAISARSEHVEEAKKLMEFFMGEGYNIYQNKRMCVPHMEADKIKVNVELADQITEVMDELSSYETTVPLYFAYLPANVTGNIQKIIQEVLIGDKTSEQAAKQVDDLVKEAAK